A stretch of Gouania willdenowi chromosome 21, fGouWil2.1, whole genome shotgun sequence DNA encodes these proteins:
- the rgcc gene encoding regulator of cell cycle RGCC, with translation MKSPKLKRQAKFAEDLDDVLGEFDAVIEDFTSPVEKRHFRYDEHLKTVKRRSCTSVSDSGISDSDSAELLHRNSFSFSDERLNSPTTASPPLLSPKPKLGDTKELEDFIADLDKTLQSM, from the exons ATGAAGTCTCCAAAGCTTAAACGTCAAG CTAAGTTCGCGGAGGATCTGGACGATGTTCTGGGAGAGTTCGACGCGGTGATCGAGGACTTCACGTCCCCGGTGGAGAAGCGACATTTCCGCTACGATGAGCACCTGAAGACGGTGAAACGGAGGAGCTGCACCAGCGTTAGTGACAGCGGCATCAGCGACTCAGACA GCGCAGAGTTGCTGCACAGAAACAGCTTCAGCTTCAGCGACGAGAGACTCAACTCACCCACGACCGCCTCCCCTCCCCTACTGTCACCCAAac CCAAACTGGGAGACACCAAAGAACTGGAGGACTTCATCGCCGACCTTGACAAGACGTTACAAA GCATGTGA